The Mytilus galloprovincialis chromosome 4, xbMytGall1.hap1.1, whole genome shotgun sequence genome contains a region encoding:
- the LOC143073230 gene encoding 4-hydroxyphenylpyruvate dioxygenase-like protein, whose translation MDGYSLHHAEYYVSDGEKLTRELTNKYKFALIAKRSIKSHNQWVLCSGNAKFLITQPKTFDVSDAITEDHLEDPYISNQYLSLGKIRAVNSANGSKPFVNTVSNIALKVKDVKHCVQRVFQAGGEVLKPPNVISDINGSVETAIIKSCIGNVIHTIVDDSKYKGCFLPGFENVDNPYSGCENPLVTHIDHVTFACALGASGRVLDWYEKNLGMNRFYINSDEDTDDGFVIDTEDIGIRLKAFEYWKCAETGLYSQGPENSLKFVIAEALEGQGPNQIDTFLEEHRGDGIQHIGLHTESIVNAVSTLQEQGVNFVEPPYTYYTEVGKLKEMEEINEDVEVLKKYGILVDNEADPDTDSCELRYLMQKFTQPLFDEKTFFLEIIQRFGARGFGSGNITALWRSMQAYLSEAKS comes from the exons ATGGATGGTTATAGCCTTCATCACGCAGAATATTATGTCAGTGACGGAGAAAAATTAACTCGAGAactaacaaacaaatacaaatttgctTTGATTGCCAAACGTTCAATCAAATCGCATAATCAGTGGGTACTTTGTTCTGGAAATGCCAAATTTTTGATTACACAACCCAAGACATTTGATGTTTCTGATGCAATTACAGAAGATCACTTAGAGGATCCATATATTTCCAACCAGTATCTATCATTAGGCAAAATCAGAGCTGTCAACTCTGCAAATGGATCAAAACCATTTGTAAACACAGTTAGCAACATAGCCTTGAAGGTCAAAGATGTCAAGCATTGTGTACAGAGAGTATTTCAGGCAGGTGGAGAGGTACTGAAACCCCCAAATGTAATCTCAGACATTAACGGTTCAGTAGAAACCGCCATAATAAAGTCTTGTATTGGAAATGTTATACACACGATTGTCGATGACAGTAAATATAAAGGATGCTTTTTACCAGGTTTTGAAAATGTAGACAATCCATACAGTGGCTGTGAAAATCCTTTAGTCACTCACATTGATCATGTAACATTTGCATGTGCTCTTGGTGCTTCAGGAAGAGTATTGGATTGGTATGAGAAAAATCTTGGAATGAACAGATTTTATATTAATAG TGATGAAGATACAGATGACGGCTTTGTCATTGACACTGAGGATATTGGAATACGTTTGAAAGCCTTTGAGTACTGGAAATGTGCTGAAACAGGTCTATATTCTCAGGGTCCAGAAAACAGCCTTAAATTTGTAATAGCTGAAGCACTTGAAGGACAAG GGCCAAATCAGATTGACACTTTCTTAGAAGAACACAGGGGAGATGGTATACAACATATTGGTTTACATACAGAAAGTATTGTCAATGCTGTGTCAACGTTACAAGAACAAGGTGTCAATTTTGTCGAACCACCCTATACTTACTACACAGAG GTTGGAAAACTGAAGGAAATGGAAGAAATAAATGAGGATGTAGAAGTACTTAAAAAGTATGGAATATTAGTTGACAATGAGGCTGATCCAGATACTGATTCATGTGAACTAAG atatttaatgCAAAAGTTTACGCAGCCTTTGTTTGATGAAAAGACATTTTTCCTTGAAATCATTCAAAGATTTGGAGCCAGAGGATTTGGATCAGGGAATATAACAGCATTATGGAGATCCATGCAAGCTTATTTATCTGAGGCAAAGAGTTGA